In a single window of the Gemmatimonadota bacterium genome:
- a CDS encoding MliC family protein, which translates to MTRCSIVLTATIAITAAACAPAPKADQVAADTLKPATAATPASPSVAAAFRCSDSSQVFALFRSDAAGKSEVALAVGDERLHLPQLVAASGARYGDSTTTFWNKGDSATFSRGGKALACHVEK; encoded by the coding sequence ATGACCCGATGCAGCATCGTTCTCACCGCCACCATCGCCATCACGGCTGCGGCGTGCGCCCCGGCTCCCAAGGCCGATCAGGTCGCGGCCGACACCTTGAAGCCCGCAACGGCCGCAACACCCGCGTCACCGAGCGTCGCCGCGGCCTTCCGCTGCAGCGATTCCTCGCAGGTGTTCGCGCTCTTCCGCAGCGATGCCGCTGGCAAGTCCGAGGTCGCGCTCGCCGTGGGCGATGAGCGGCTGCATCTCCCGCAGCTGGTCGCCGCATCGGGTGCGCGGTACGGCGACTCCACGACCACGTTCTGGAACAAGGGCGATTCGGCGACTTTCTCGCGTGGCGGCAAAGCGCTCGCCTGTCACGTCGAGAAGTAG
- a CDS encoding serine/threonine-protein kinase produces the protein MTDKLLDDLKLALGDAYSIERELLGGGMSRVFVAMEHALGREVVIKVLPLELAAGVNRERFRREVQLAARLSHPYIVPLLHAGEHGELLWFTMPFIPGESLRTRLERTGPLSVPETLRLLHDTVEALAYAHSRGVIHRDIKPGNILSDGHHAMVTDFGVAKALSASMPMGPIAGHTTSGMAIGTPAYMAPEQLAADPSADHRVDIYAVGLLAYELLTGASPFAAASPTATMTAQLTRTPDLLHLQRPEVPPALSALVQRCLAKDQENRPVDAKSVLTDLDKISGAIAADAHRSTSGETAARALVPASPWPLLLATGAVISLVAGGVWYAQRGTPPAAPGRVDTLTVLAPRDTGASGAPLQSPASKPLTHADSLRIAQALRAELEQLDPKYKTRAVTTEAPSAEISLERQLATTDSLVRIRIAEFSSQATLRRIPGVGDAIASVGPSVAGGVGVGGKPTTGAPSAPTVFVTGPRRVMVVMSPPRGSPDPALLALNEAAMREFAKRISASGGWDVITPERVQGMRESDFSGAEALVTVGLAHTQSSADSTYLRIGIRTLTPGSSFGYRVVTSNAVLNPTNLDPFRSWMAQALEVMRDLRNLPSGATWQLDMGRFRDSIGRFTSRPRRDSTFRRPPQSPEPPQP, from the coding sequence GTGACTGACAAGCTTCTCGACGACCTCAAGCTCGCCCTCGGCGATGCCTACAGCATAGAGCGCGAACTCCTCGGGGGCGGGATGAGTCGCGTCTTCGTCGCGATGGAGCACGCGCTTGGTCGCGAAGTCGTCATCAAGGTCCTGCCACTCGAGCTCGCGGCCGGCGTCAATCGCGAACGATTCCGTCGTGAAGTGCAACTCGCGGCCCGGCTCTCGCATCCTTATATCGTGCCGTTGCTGCACGCGGGCGAACACGGCGAACTGCTCTGGTTCACGATGCCGTTCATTCCCGGCGAGTCGCTGCGCACGCGCCTCGAACGCACCGGTCCGCTCAGCGTTCCCGAGACCCTGCGCCTGCTCCACGACACAGTTGAAGCGCTGGCGTATGCCCACTCCCGTGGCGTCATCCATCGCGACATCAAGCCCGGCAACATCCTCTCCGATGGTCATCACGCGATGGTCACCGATTTTGGTGTGGCCAAGGCGCTCTCGGCGTCGATGCCGATGGGCCCGATTGCCGGACATACGACGTCTGGCATGGCGATCGGCACACCGGCCTACATGGCGCCGGAGCAGCTTGCGGCGGATCCGTCTGCCGATCATCGCGTCGACATCTATGCGGTCGGCCTGCTCGCCTACGAACTGCTGACCGGTGCGAGCCCCTTCGCGGCCGCATCGCCGACGGCAACGATGACCGCCCAGCTCACACGCACGCCCGACTTGCTGCATCTGCAGCGACCGGAAGTGCCGCCCGCGCTCTCGGCGCTGGTGCAGCGTTGCCTCGCCAAGGACCAGGAAAATCGCCCGGTCGATGCGAAGAGCGTGCTGACAGATCTCGACAAGATCTCCGGTGCGATCGCGGCCGACGCGCATCGCTCCACCTCGGGTGAGACGGCGGCGCGGGCGCTGGTCCCGGCATCGCCGTGGCCGTTGCTGCTGGCCACCGGCGCCGTCATCTCGCTGGTTGCGGGTGGTGTCTGGTATGCGCAACGTGGCACGCCACCAGCAGCGCCAGGACGCGTGGACACGCTCACGGTGCTTGCCCCGCGCGACACCGGCGCGAGTGGCGCGCCGCTGCAGTCGCCGGCCTCCAAGCCATTGACCCACGCGGACTCGTTGCGCATCGCGCAGGCACTGCGCGCCGAACTCGAGCAGCTGGATCCCAAGTACAAGACGAGAGCGGTGACGACCGAGGCGCCGAGCGCCGAGATTTCGCTCGAGCGGCAGCTGGCCACCACCGACTCGCTGGTACGGATCCGGATCGCGGAGTTCTCCTCGCAGGCGACGTTGCGGCGCATTCCGGGCGTGGGCGATGCCATTGCGAGTGTCGGTCCTTCGGTCGCAGGCGGGGTTGGTGTCGGCGGCAAGCCCACGACCGGCGCCCCCAGTGCGCCAACGGTGTTCGTGACCGGCCCGCGTCGGGTGATGGTGGTGATGTCACCGCCGCGCGGAAGTCCCGATCCGGCGCTGCTCGCCCTCAACGAGGCGGCAATGCGCGAATTCGCCAAGCGCATTTCCGCGAGTGGTGGCTGGGATGTCATCACGCCGGAGCGGGTACAGGGGATGCGGGAGAGCGATTTCAGTGGTGCGGAAGCGCTGGTGACGGTCGGGCTCGCGCACACGCAGTCTTCGGCAGACTCGACCTACCTCCGCATCGGGATCCGGACCCTTACCCCGGGCTCGTCGTTCGGGTACCGGGTGGTCACGAGCAACGCGGTACTCAACCCCACCAATCTCGATCCATTCCGGTCGTGGATGGCGCAGGCGCTCGAGGTGATGCGCGACCTCAGGAACCTGCCGTCAGGCGCTACATGGCAGCTGGATATGGGCCGCTTCCGTGACAGCATCGGCCGCTTCACCAGCCGGCCCCGTCGCGACTCGACGTTCCGTCGACCACCCCAGAGCCCAGAGCCGCCGCAGCCGTAA
- a CDS encoding ABC transporter permease, whose amino-acid sequence MPDLRQDVRLALRSLFRRPGFVAVVVLTLGLGIGANSAIFSVVNAVLLKPLPYRDPGQLAMIWSKWTNFEKTWLSPAEYLDYQKQSRLFTDVAAWDENGEAALTGAEGAQSVTAVEMTANFLDVVGMVPAAGRVFTPEEDIPNGPPVVMIGYELWQQRFGRDPSIVNRIIQIDGESQQVVGVLPKEFKFPLEFQSRTTAQLIQPARMDRAAPARGNHGWYGVARLKPGITAAMVTPELDNLAKGWTKAGLYPVGMQFTAFSVPMIEQVSGNVQLALLVLAAAVGLLLLLTCANVANLVLTRADSRSREVAVRAALGAGKGELLRLALTESMLLGLGGGLLGLVLAWGGVRILVARAPTTIPRLAELHVDWRVVAFTLVLSLVTGALFGLLPVARVSQLDLANALRDGSRGASDGAERKRGRTLLVVAEMALAVLLVISAGLTIKSFRNLMQVDPGFDTRGVLTMRTSLPSATYADERAVLNFYRNFGDEVRQLPGVQFAGFGRVLPLAAEMGDAGIAIESHPTPAGVPGNQADWQAASPGYFEAMKIRLITGRYIDNSDTKDGLQVAVINEALAKEYFPNENPIGQRVRMGGQDRPWRVIVGVVGNYHHNGLTATFKRAFFIPAEQWSNSYGQPRRAMTLIVRSSGNPKELIGPIAAIAKRLAPDVPVTQITTMDDVLSAATQEQRFTMALMAGFALLALVLAAVGIYGVISYSVSQRTREIGIRLALGADVDSVRGLVLRQGMAPAVVGIGVGLACALLLTRYLGSLLYGVAPIDAFTFATIPLLLLLVAAGSVLLPAMRASRVEPVEALRGE is encoded by the coding sequence ATGCCCGACCTGCGCCAGGACGTTCGCCTCGCCCTCCGATCGCTTTTTCGCCGGCCCGGTTTCGTCGCCGTCGTGGTCCTGACCCTCGGCCTCGGCATCGGCGCCAACAGCGCCATCTTCTCGGTGGTCAACGCCGTGTTGCTCAAGCCGTTGCCATATCGGGACCCTGGCCAACTGGCGATGATCTGGAGCAAGTGGACGAACTTCGAGAAGACCTGGCTCTCGCCCGCCGAATACCTCGACTACCAGAAGCAGAGCCGGCTCTTCACCGATGTGGCCGCGTGGGACGAAAACGGCGAGGCAGCGCTCACGGGAGCAGAGGGCGCGCAGAGCGTCACGGCGGTCGAAATGACGGCCAATTTCCTCGATGTGGTGGGGATGGTGCCAGCGGCTGGCCGGGTCTTCACGCCCGAGGAAGACATCCCCAACGGGCCGCCCGTGGTGATGATCGGCTACGAGTTGTGGCAGCAACGATTCGGCCGTGATCCGTCGATCGTCAATCGCATCATCCAGATCGACGGTGAATCGCAGCAGGTCGTAGGTGTGTTGCCGAAGGAGTTCAAGTTTCCGCTCGAATTCCAGAGTCGCACCACGGCACAACTCATTCAGCCAGCGCGAATGGATCGCGCGGCGCCCGCGCGAGGGAATCACGGCTGGTATGGTGTCGCGCGGCTCAAGCCCGGTATCACGGCTGCGATGGTGACGCCGGAACTCGACAACCTCGCCAAGGGGTGGACGAAGGCGGGGCTCTATCCCGTCGGAATGCAGTTCACGGCGTTCTCGGTACCGATGATCGAGCAGGTCAGCGGCAACGTGCAGCTGGCCCTGCTGGTGCTCGCTGCGGCGGTCGGCCTGTTGTTGCTGCTGACTTGTGCCAATGTTGCCAACCTGGTGCTCACGCGCGCCGACAGTCGCAGTCGCGAGGTCGCGGTGCGTGCCGCACTCGGCGCGGGCAAAGGCGAGCTGCTGCGCCTTGCGCTTACCGAGAGTATGCTGCTCGGTCTCGGTGGCGGCTTGCTCGGACTCGTGCTCGCGTGGGGTGGTGTGCGCATCCTGGTGGCCCGCGCGCCGACCACGATCCCGCGACTCGCGGAATTGCACGTCGACTGGCGCGTGGTGGCGTTCACCCTGGTGCTGAGTCTCGTGACCGGCGCGCTGTTCGGTCTGTTGCCAGTGGCGCGGGTGTCGCAGCTTGATCTCGCGAATGCACTGCGTGACGGATCGCGCGGCGCGAGCGACGGCGCAGAGCGGAAGCGCGGGCGCACGTTGCTGGTGGTGGCCGAGATGGCACTTGCGGTGCTGCTGGTGATCTCGGCCGGGCTCACGATCAAGTCGTTCCGCAACCTGATGCAGGTCGATCCGGGGTTCGATACCCGGGGCGTGCTCACGATGCGCACCTCGCTGCCGTCGGCCACCTACGCCGATGAGCGCGCGGTCCTGAACTTCTATCGCAACTTCGGCGATGAAGTGCGGCAACTTCCCGGGGTCCAGTTCGCGGGCTTCGGTCGGGTGCTCCCGCTCGCGGCCGAAATGGGTGATGCCGGAATCGCGATCGAATCGCATCCCACGCCGGCCGGTGTGCCAGGCAATCAGGCCGACTGGCAGGCGGCATCACCCGGGTACTTCGAAGCGATGAAGATCCGGTTGATCACCGGGCGTTACATCGACAACAGCGACACCAAGGATGGTTTACAGGTCGCGGTGATCAACGAAGCACTCGCCAAGGAGTACTTCCCGAACGAGAACCCGATCGGTCAGCGGGTACGGATGGGCGGACAGGATCGGCCCTGGCGCGTGATCGTCGGCGTGGTCGGCAACTATCACCACAACGGCCTCACCGCGACGTTCAAGCGGGCGTTCTTCATCCCGGCAGAACAATGGAGCAACTCCTACGGCCAGCCGCGCCGGGCGATGACACTGATCGTCCGCAGCAGCGGCAATCCCAAGGAACTGATCGGACCGATCGCGGCGATCGCGAAGCGGCTCGCGCCGGACGTTCCGGTGACGCAGATCACGACGATGGACGATGTGCTCAGTGCTGCGACCCAGGAGCAACGGTTCACGATGGCGCTGATGGCGGGCTTCGCGTTGCTCGCGCTGGTGCTCGCGGCGGTCGGCATCTACGGGGTGATCTCGTACTCGGTGAGTCAGCGAACGCGCGAGATCGGCATCCGGCTCGCCCTCGGCGCCGACGTCGATTCGGTGCGCGGGCTGGTGCTGCGGCAGGGGATGGCGCCGGCTGTGGTCGGAATCGGCGTTGGCCTCGCCTGCGCGCTCCTGCTCACGCGTTACCTCGGCTCGCTGCTGTATGGTGTAGCTCCAATCGATGCGTTCACCTTCGCCACCATTCCGCTGTTGCTGCTGCTGGTAGCGGCCGGATCGGTCCTGCTGCCGGCGATGCGCGCGAGCCGGGTCGAGCCGGTGGAAGCACTGCGGGGCGAGTAG
- a CDS encoding Ig-like domain-containing protein: MSAITSRIAVAGLVLLAACGGDTGGITPPPPPPPPPAVDHVVVDPTSATIKSGATQQVVSTAFNATGFVVSDATFAWTTSDATRAVVTQTGLVLGLDPGGPVTITATASGKSASTTLTIIPAEVKTIKVKPDTVEMLPGGTRAMILSAIDEFGNPVANPQAVWSSFNPLAATVDATGVVTGVALGESTISARIGNVIGQALVRVTPLAQARFRIEVTNNLMYSAEIMQNGVVVGTAGAQGSTTIERPLTPTLTLSWRLIPPLGRGETITETFPPILNPTGAVPLVIDNILNDGRVYFNPVLHNFSGKKARANFPVVVGAEACRCSITTNDNNQPAYGYWLLTPQSVLQVFGELDEALSGPFLSFPVLPGAVTPLSGVWQFNLLAVP, encoded by the coding sequence GTGAGCGCCATCACGTCGCGTATCGCTGTCGCGGGGCTGGTGCTCCTCGCTGCCTGTGGCGGCGATACCGGTGGCATCACGCCGCCACCACCGCCGCCCCCGCCCCCAGCAGTGGATCATGTCGTCGTGGACCCGACATCCGCGACAATCAAGTCGGGCGCGACGCAGCAGGTGGTCAGCACAGCCTTCAACGCGACCGGCTTCGTTGTCAGCGACGCAACCTTCGCGTGGACGACGAGTGACGCGACCCGTGCGGTCGTGACCCAGACCGGCCTCGTGTTGGGTCTCGATCCGGGTGGGCCGGTGACCATTACTGCGACGGCCTCCGGCAAGAGCGCCAGCACCACGCTCACGATCATCCCTGCCGAGGTGAAGACGATCAAGGTGAAGCCGGACACAGTCGAGATGCTTCCCGGGGGCACGCGTGCGATGATCCTCTCGGCGATCGACGAGTTCGGCAATCCCGTCGCCAACCCGCAGGCGGTCTGGTCTTCGTTCAATCCGCTCGCCGCCACGGTCGATGCCACAGGCGTGGTGACCGGCGTGGCGCTGGGAGAATCCACCATTTCCGCCAGAATCGGGAACGTGATTGGTCAGGCACTCGTGCGGGTCACCCCGCTCGCGCAGGCGCGCTTCCGGATCGAAGTCACGAATAACCTGATGTACTCCGCCGAGATCATGCAGAATGGCGTGGTGGTCGGGACGGCCGGGGCGCAGGGCTCGACGACCATCGAACGCCCACTCACGCCGACGCTCACGCTGTCATGGCGCCTCATCCCGCCACTGGGTCGCGGCGAAACCATCACCGAGACCTTTCCGCCCATCCTCAACCCGACGGGCGCGGTACCGCTGGTGATCGACAACATCCTGAACGATGGTCGGGTCTATTTCAATCCGGTGCTGCACAACTTCAGTGGGAAGAAGGCGCGCGCGAATTTCCCGGTGGTGGTCGGCGCCGAAGCGTGTCGCTGTTCAATTACCACGAACGACAACAATCAGCCCGCATACGGCTACTGGCTGCTCACACCACAGTCGGTCCTGCAGGTCTTTGGCGAGCTGGATGAGGCGCTCAGTGGACCCTTCCTGAGCTTCCCGGTGCTCCCGGGGGCGGTCACCCCGTTGAGCGGGGTGTGGCAGTTCAACCTGCTTGCAGTGCCCTGA
- a CDS encoding serine/threonine-protein kinase, with protein MASESVSPEFLALQTAVAGRYSLVRELGRGGMGVVFLAREVALDRLVAVKLLPPALAANASLRDRFLREARTAAQLSHPHIVPIHAVESQEALVFFVMAYVEGETLGERLHAHGALPMAEALRVTQEVSWAIAHAHARGVIHRDIKPDNILLEEGGDRAVVTDFGIAAVGEGDTPAGTAVGTMHYMSPEQALGGSPDVRADVYALGVTAFTALAGRRPFEGAEGRALLAQQAGSDAPSIRTLVPALAVASAAVIDRAIARDPTSRWATVEEFASALHAARALEPQLPVSLRKFAHEAVEYSDRMTAVAGGAGSAAAAALMIDMVVRHDFLGIATTLFTVVAALGAGMAVILLVLQATAIRQLAKSGYSREAALRAVRQLDGELEEMSRVPTGRLGGLWDRPVAVNGLGVTATLLGIVGTVKVNDWFAIIFILLALIAPVVTVRRLVQLHGVKGSWWGRFLGTRVGRWFWGGATLGQGRVRQLPSSGEPTALALGGAIHELYDALPSAEQSLLAEVPGLIDRLSARALDVADSHRIDAIMGLETLRLDLMKLRAGQIAANSITEGIEALKHVGRKVDALLETRD; from the coding sequence ATGGCCTCGGAATCGGTGTCCCCAGAGTTTCTCGCCCTCCAGACCGCCGTCGCCGGTCGCTATTCGCTGGTCCGTGAGCTGGGTCGGGGCGGTATGGGGGTCGTCTTTCTGGCCCGCGAAGTCGCCCTCGACCGACTGGTCGCCGTCAAGCTGCTTCCTCCCGCCCTCGCTGCCAACGCCTCGCTCCGGGATCGCTTTCTCCGCGAGGCGCGCACCGCCGCTCAACTTTCACATCCTCACATCGTGCCGATTCACGCGGTCGAGTCGCAGGAAGCGCTGGTCTTCTTCGTGATGGCTTACGTCGAGGGCGAAACGCTTGGCGAGCGGCTCCATGCACACGGGGCGTTGCCGATGGCCGAAGCGCTGCGAGTGACACAGGAAGTGAGCTGGGCCATCGCGCACGCGCACGCGCGCGGCGTGATCCATCGCGACATCAAGCCCGACAATATTCTGCTCGAAGAGGGAGGCGACCGCGCCGTCGTGACCGACTTCGGCATCGCTGCGGTGGGCGAGGGCGATACCCCGGCCGGCACGGCCGTCGGCACAATGCACTACATGAGTCCGGAACAGGCGCTCGGTGGTTCGCCCGATGTGCGTGCGGATGTCTATGCGCTGGGTGTCACCGCGTTCACGGCGCTCGCGGGCCGGCGACCCTTCGAGGGCGCCGAAGGACGCGCGCTGCTGGCGCAGCAGGCAGGAAGTGACGCGCCGTCAATCCGGACGCTGGTTCCAGCACTGGCCGTGGCATCCGCAGCGGTCATCGATCGGGCGATCGCCCGGGACCCGACTTCACGCTGGGCCACGGTCGAGGAGTTTGCATCAGCGCTGCACGCCGCACGCGCACTGGAGCCGCAGCTTCCGGTGTCGCTCCGCAAATTCGCACATGAGGCCGTTGAGTATAGCGACCGGATGACCGCGGTTGCCGGTGGCGCCGGCAGCGCCGCGGCCGCGGCGTTGATGATCGACATGGTGGTCCGGCACGACTTCCTCGGCATCGCCACCACGCTCTTCACGGTCGTCGCAGCGCTCGGAGCCGGAATGGCGGTGATCCTGCTTGTGCTGCAGGCGACCGCAATCCGGCAACTGGCAAAGTCGGGCTACTCGCGCGAGGCCGCACTGCGAGCCGTCCGGCAGCTCGATGGTGAACTTGAAGAGATGTCTCGAGTTCCCACGGGCCGGCTCGGAGGATTGTGGGACCGACCCGTTGCCGTGAACGGCCTCGGTGTAACCGCAACGCTCCTCGGCATCGTCGGCACAGTGAAAGTCAATGACTGGTTCGCCATCATTTTCATATTGTTGGCGCTGATTGCTCCGGTGGTGACGGTCCGCCGACTGGTGCAGCTCCACGGTGTGAAGGGATCGTGGTGGGGTCGCTTCCTCGGGACGCGGGTGGGACGCTGGTTCTGGGGTGGCGCAACGCTCGGGCAAGGCCGCGTGCGCCAACTCCCCTCCTCGGGCGAACCGACGGCGCTGGCCCTCGGCGGCGCGATCCACGAGCTCTACGACGCGCTGCCCTCCGCCGAACAGAGCCTACTGGCTGAGGTTCCCGGGCTGATTGATCGCCTCTCGGCGCGCGCGCTCGACGTGGCTGATTCGCATCGCATCGACGCGATCATGGGCCTCGAGACGTTGCGACTCGACCTGATGAAACTGCGCGCCGGCCAGATCGCCGCGAACAGCATTACCGAAGGGATCGAGGCACTGAAGCACGTGGGGCGGAAGGTGGATGCCTTGCTAGAGACTAGAGACTAG
- a CDS encoding pyridoxal-dependent decarboxylase, with protein MSIRTEAPAPFVDLPPEAFRALGREAIDLITAFFVDLKDAAPFPAQQPAAVHALFDLPVPELGEDPHAILADWTSKIVPNSSFTGHAKWFGFVNGSGTQMGAIADALAATLNANLGGWKASPAATEIERRTIAWLGEIIGYGADTGGIFLSGGTMANVAALRAALVNKATWDIDAHGLQGSGGVRQLTVYMADHEAHVSFQSAVNLLGLGRNALRKVPSKPDFTIDLGALEQMLDEDISSGKTPFCIVGHGGSINVGALDDFDALADIAARRNLWFHVDGACGSLGAILPELAPHFVGMERADSVSFDAHKWLGAPYEAACLLVRNPEALRAAFATQATYLQSSLPSEYAGLNYFDYGPQLSRGWRALKVWMSLRLYGVEGYRAIFRRTIACAKHLHALVAASDDFEVVQPEPALYIYSFRYVPAALKGNDAKLDELNQRVADELVKRQIAFTMTTRIRGRVTQRLSICSHRTTLQDIDETVAAMRSVGAELIAAG; from the coding sequence ATGTCTATCCGTACTGAAGCGCCGGCGCCCTTCGTCGATCTCCCCCCAGAAGCGTTTCGCGCTCTGGGTCGCGAGGCCATCGACCTCATCACCGCCTTTTTCGTTGATCTGAAGGATGCCGCCCCGTTTCCGGCGCAGCAGCCAGCCGCGGTCCACGCCCTGTTCGACCTCCCGGTCCCCGAGCTGGGTGAAGACCCCCACGCGATCCTCGCCGACTGGACCAGCAAGATCGTCCCGAATTCGTCGTTCACGGGTCACGCCAAGTGGTTCGGCTTCGTCAACGGATCGGGCACCCAGATGGGCGCCATCGCCGACGCGCTCGCGGCCACCCTCAACGCCAACCTCGGCGGCTGGAAGGCATCACCGGCGGCCACCGAAATCGAACGCCGCACTATTGCCTGGCTCGGCGAGATAATCGGCTACGGCGCCGACACCGGCGGGATCTTCCTCAGTGGTGGCACCATGGCCAATGTCGCGGCGCTGCGCGCGGCCCTGGTCAACAAGGCGACCTGGGATATCGACGCCCACGGGCTGCAAGGCTCGGGCGGCGTCCGCCAGCTCACGGTCTATATGGCCGACCACGAGGCCCACGTCTCGTTCCAGAGCGCGGTCAATCTTCTTGGTCTCGGTCGCAATGCCCTGCGCAAGGTGCCGAGCAAGCCCGACTTCACCATCGACCTCGGCGCCCTCGAGCAGATGCTGGATGAAGACATCTCCAGCGGAAAGACGCCCTTCTGCATCGTCGGTCACGGCGGCTCGATCAACGTCGGTGCGCTCGATGATTTCGATGCGCTCGCAGACATCGCGGCGCGCCGCAATCTCTGGTTCCATGTCGATGGCGCCTGCGGATCACTCGGTGCGATCCTGCCGGAGCTCGCGCCGCATTTTGTCGGGATGGAGCGCGCCGACTCGGTGTCATTCGACGCCCACAAGTGGCTCGGCGCGCCATATGAAGCGGCCTGCCTGCTGGTGCGCAACCCGGAAGCGCTGCGCGCTGCCTTCGCGACCCAGGCGACTTACCTGCAGAGTTCATTGCCGAGCGAGTATGCCGGACTCAACTATTTCGACTACGGACCGCAACTTTCGCGTGGCTGGCGCGCGCTCAAGGTCTGGATGTCGCTGCGGTTGTATGGCGTCGAGGGATATCGCGCGATCTTCCGGCGCACCATCGCCTGCGCGAAGCATCTGCACGCACTGGTGGCGGCGTCGGATGATTTCGAGGTCGTGCAGCCGGAACCGGCGCTCTACATCTATTCGTTCCGCTACGTCCCGGCCGCGCTCAAGGGCAACGATGCGAAGCTCGACGAACTCAACCAGCGCGTGGCCGACGAACTGGTCAAGCGACAGATCGCCTTCACCATGACCACGCGCATTCGCGGCCGGGTGACGCAGCGGCTCTCGATCTGCTCGCACCGCACGACACTGCAGGATATTGACGAGACGGTGGCGGCGATGCGGAGTGTTGGCGCGGAGCTCATCGCGGCGGGATGA
- a CDS encoding DUF2779 domain-containing protein, with protein MRHTLSKSDFKLARSCVTKLYYKELGFPQNTADNPYLAMLAEGGYMVEQLAKLMFPDGVAAPYDRRDPVGSAAGTRDLLLQDPVTLFEATLLADRLLARVDILRRAGNRFDLIEVKSVSFDSDESRENPAGPFRGKRAPHGITTKFQEYLEDVAFQVFVLRRLYPGAEIVPHLMLVDQARRTGIEGLPAMFRVERSADGGELRVEFLGDVAAVRADQLLAQVNVADEVAMLLDEVGTAADHFATLLGEDGPVKEQRAIDWGCRDCEFRVDAGEPLNGFAQCWGRLAEPSPHLFELYKFGATKYDGARLADVMIQNGMTSLYDVDGTHLVKKDGSPTASSRRQLIQIEHTRLNRPWIGDGLRPALEALRLPLHFIDFETSLLALPYHKGMRGYEKVAFQWSCHTVVQAGDAPVHREWLNTRESWPNAEFVHSLREAIGESDPVLTWSPYEGSVLREIRSQLARYNAADPELEQWLDRVVDERIVDLCRLCEQQFFHPGMRGRVSIKVVLDALWKADPVMRERYAEWMGVADADAATGPYEALPPVVIGTRELNVADGTGAMQAYTAMLYGAERLDPEIRKSWESLLLRYCKLDTLAMVLIWDHWRRVTA; from the coding sequence ATGCGACATACGCTTTCCAAGTCCGACTTCAAGCTGGCGCGCTCATGCGTCACCAAGCTCTACTACAAAGAGCTCGGCTTTCCGCAGAATACCGCCGACAATCCCTACCTCGCGATGCTCGCCGAGGGCGGGTATATGGTGGAACAACTCGCCAAGTTGATGTTTCCCGACGGGGTAGCTGCGCCGTATGACCGACGCGATCCCGTGGGTTCAGCCGCGGGTACTCGCGACCTCCTGCTGCAGGATCCGGTCACGCTCTTCGAGGCGACGCTGCTCGCCGATCGCCTGCTTGCGCGTGTCGATATTCTGCGCCGCGCGGGAAATCGCTTCGACCTCATCGAAGTGAAATCGGTCTCCTTCGACAGTGACGAATCACGAGAGAACCCGGCGGGTCCGTTTCGTGGCAAGCGTGCGCCGCACGGAATTACCACCAAGTTCCAGGAGTATCTCGAGGATGTTGCCTTTCAGGTGTTCGTGCTCCGGCGTCTGTACCCCGGCGCCGAGATCGTGCCGCACCTGATGCTGGTCGATCAGGCGCGACGCACCGGGATCGAAGGGCTGCCGGCGATGTTCCGGGTAGAGCGTTCTGCGGATGGCGGGGAGTTGCGGGTGGAGTTCCTCGGTGATGTTGCGGCAGTGCGCGCAGATCAGTTGCTGGCACAGGTCAACGTGGCCGATGAAGTGGCGATGCTCCTCGACGAGGTAGGCACGGCCGCCGATCACTTCGCCACGCTGCTCGGTGAGGATGGACCGGTCAAGGAGCAGCGAGCGATTGACTGGGGTTGCCGCGATTGCGAATTCCGGGTTGACGCGGGCGAGCCGTTGAATGGCTTTGCGCAATGCTGGGGCCGACTCGCGGAACCGTCGCCCCACCTCTTCGAGCTCTACAAGTTCGGCGCCACGAAGTACGATGGCGCGCGGCTGGCCGACGTCATGATCCAGAACGGCATGACATCGCTCTATGATGTGGATGGCACGCATCTCGTGAAGAAGGACGGCTCACCCACGGCCAGCTCGCGGCGACAGCTGATCCAGATCGAGCATACCAGGCTCAATCGACCCTGGATCGGGGATGGGCTTCGGCCAGCGCTTGAGGCGCTGCGCTTGCCACTTCACTTCATCGATTTCGAGACCTCGTTGCTGGCGCTGCCGTATCACAAGGGGATGCGCGGCTACGAGAAGGTGGCGTTCCAGTGGAGTTGCCACACCGTGGTCCAGGCCGGTGACGCGCCGGTGCATAGGGAATGGCTGAATACTCGCGAGAGCTGGCCGAACGCGGAGTTTGTGCATTCGTTGCGCGAGGCAATCGGCGAGAGCGACCCGGTGTTGACCTGGTCGCCCTACGAAGGGAGTGTGCTCCGGGAGATCCGGTCTCAGCTCGCTCGATACAACGCCGCGGATCCCGAGCTCGAACAGTGGCTCGATCGCGTCGTCGACGAACGCATCGTGGATCTCTGCCGCCTTTGCGAACAGCAGTTCTTCCATCCTGGTATGCGCGGCCGGGTGTCGATCAAGGTCGTGCTCGACGCATTGTGGAAGGCCGATCCGGTCATGCGCGAACGGTACGCCGAGTGGATGGGCGTTGCGGATGCCGACGCGGCGACCGGACCGTATGAGGCGTTGCCGCCGGTCGTCATCGGAACCCGGGAGCTGAACGTCGCCGACGGCACCGGGGCGATGCAGGCGTACACCGCGATGCTCTATGGTGCCGAACGCCTTGATCCCGAGATTCGCAAGAGCTGGGAATCCCTGTTGCTACGGTACTGCAAACTCGACACCCTGGCGATGGTGCTGATCTGGGACCACTGGCGGCGGGTGACGGCCTGA